Proteins co-encoded in one Montipora capricornis isolate CH-2021 chromosome 12, ASM3666992v2, whole genome shotgun sequence genomic window:
- the LOC138027451 gene encoding uncharacterized protein, producing the protein MQEIGETVKNHTYTNKKGEKCQMNINAIPNNMEKYMAFMLGHHLTFIDSFQFMSSSLDRLVSNLPKESLKYTSQIFENEKLDLMSRKGVYPYDFMDSFGKFNEKLPPKEEFYSILNDEHISDDQYKHAQNVWNTFNLKNMGEYHDLYLKSDILLLADVFENFRKNCLQYYKLDPCHYFTSPGLSWDAMLKMTNIKLELMTDIDMFQFIEKGMRGGTSYIANRYGKANNRYMKTYDEKAPSKYIMYLDANNLYGWAMSQYLPTGGFRWMTKKQIDKIDLSKYKEDSNKGSILEVDLEYPKELHDLHNDYPLAPEKRTNATHHENDQKQLASTWEL; encoded by the exons ATGCAAGAGATCGGTGAGACAGTTAAAAATCATACATACACAAACAAGAAAGGTGAAAAGTGCCAAATGAATATAAATGCAATTCCCAATAACATGGAGAAATACATGGCTTTCATGCTCGGTCATCATCTGACCTTTATTGACAGTTTCCAATTCATGAGCTCAAGTCTTGACAGACTGGTCAGCAATCTACCAAAAGAATCATTGAAATACACCTCTCAAATATTTGAAAACGAAAAGCTTGATTTGATGTCTCGAAAAGGAGTATATCCATACGACTTCATGGATAGCTTCggtaaattcaatgaaaagctaccaccaaaagaagaattttacagtatattaAATGATGAGCATATCTCAGATGATCAatacaaacatgctcaaaatgtatggaacacTTTCAATCTAAAAAATATGGGTGAGTACCATGACTTATATCTCAAATCTGACATCCTTCTATTAGCTGATGTGTTTGAAAACTTTCGAAAGAACTGTCTGCAATACTACAAACTAGACCCCTGTCATTATTTTACATCTCCAGGTCTTTCATGGGatgctatgttaaagatgactAACATTAAATTGGAGCTTATGACTGATATTGACATGTTTCAGTTTATTGAAAAAGGAATGCGTGGCGGAACCAGTTATATTGCTAACCGATACGGTAAAGCTAATAATAgatacatgaaaacatatgatgaAAAGGCGCCCTCAAAATATATCATGTATTTAGACGCCAACAATCTGTATGGTTGGGCAATGAGCCAATACCTTCCAACTGGCGGATTCAGATGGATgactaaaaaacaaattgacaaaATAGACTTATCCAAGTATAAAGAAGATAGCAATAAAGGTTCGATATTAGAAGTTGATTTGGAATATCCCAAAGAATTACACGATCTGCATAATGATTATCCGCTAGCACCTGAAAAG CGAACAAATGCAACACACCATGAAAACGATCAGAAGCAACTTGCATCAACTTGGGAGCTATGA